From the Juglans microcarpa x Juglans regia isolate MS1-56 chromosome 7D, Jm3101_v1.0, whole genome shotgun sequence genome, the window atctttcgtgttgTTTAGAAGGCGTCGTAAGGGAAAaatgtttcattttcatttcttatattttagaaaactctagaagagtatgaacataatacttagcTGGACTTCATGcttctttcatatcatgcagtccattcatgtgtgtgtcagattgcaacctacatgcatacacataatcttaacgtcattttctatctaatgcataagcaacttaaactataaatagagttacacatcacttggaacactctccttctatccagtactcttacgtgccctttactatgttaaaaccttcggaaTTTACTTACgctcactacctcttccaaacacgatgttctacttcgagtgctcATCCCCTAAGATGAACCTATAATTTACCTTAGGATTAAAACACTAAGATCTTAATCTTACTCTTCATGTTGACTACATTCCGATGCATGATTCTGACCGAcagaatcacgcatcccaatcctagacaatacacccatcactgcctccatgcatcttagctcacactaaatcctcattctcatccattcACGCCATAAAGCTCTAACCCAACTTTGATGCTTAACcaccgtgtaaccatgcttaggatagattacccattacatacaGTAAATCCATCTggtacatgtgtctcaccagattacacatgtacattacccctttatcacctaagactaacatataacacgttgatcgcatgctcatagggacaagcgccatactccgataccaaccttctcttaaccaaGCTAGcacgactcttcatgctaccaatcccttttgacagttcatctcAACACTTAACAAGACAAGACTCTGTTCACAACtatgccttatgtcacgtcgtataactcgagactactcccaagctacaccgtgaccctGTCATGTCACCTGACATCCAGCTACATCATTTCTGTGCCAATTCCTAACTCATCATGAATACgatccctcacgtactcctgccacatcgtgacatcttgtCACGTTCCTGCTATGCCATTCCtatactaactcctcacccatcacaagcacgattGCTAGTAGccatgtcactttgtgacattCCCAAGTCATGCTTCTGCtgtgcactcttacacttgttttgCCACTTTACACATGCTCCTAGCCATAAGGCAATTACGgtgacatttgtcacctcagaTTACAGGTCACATCACAGCtgcttcgggacactgttccacaattCCTAACACTACTTATCACGTTCTatgcccatcaaccacacaaccatccttatctttgcgGCACACCACACGGTGTATCACTGCGCCTTATGAAATACGCTCCACGTGTATTCCCTCCATACACGCTATAACTCATTACTACTACAGTACacccgccatatggtgtatcactccaccacatggagtacactccatgcgtactcccttcacacacattacgtctcacagagtacactccacgtgtactcttctcaTTCCACCTTACgctaggagggtatattttacatatactctccttatcccacactacgctaCAAGAGTACACTTTACATGTACTTTATTCCTAATCCACACGAAGGCGCATCGTCAGTACAacacatacttcacaaccacacttcacagtatagtccacaacactacacaacatACTTTCCAACTACGctcaacacttcactacacagcacagtccacaacacttcacagcacatcacatctccatactacacagcaAACTCTACAATACTAACagtacagtccacaacctaaccaaccaaccaaccaacatataacataaatagcaagggagagagagttataccatcgacgggataacccatgcTTTGCTCGTTGATCGTCATAGtcgatgatgtcggaagggtcgtacgtggcagCTAACTCACGTATAGTGGCTGCTTGGGAGTTTGGATAGCTACATGTGGTCTTGGAATGGCTCATGGTGACCTTGTGGTGGCGGCGAGGGGCGTAACACATCatatctagccgtgtacagtggcagtTAGCCAAGCACAGTGGTTGTCCACCATGTAAAGTGGTGGTTCTGGAAGGGGCTAAGCATATAGGGGCTTGGAATGACCTCGGTGAGGTGATAGTGGTGTTGGGGTGGTGCCACGATGGCAGATATGAGATGTGCATGAGGGAGggtccgtgagagagtgagagagagtggagaaGCTAGGTGGCTTGGTTGGGCatgggggtggctaggggaggtcgccGATGGGAGGGGAAGCctctggtggtggtgcggtgccCTAGGAGGCGGAGCGCAGCTGTGCGTATGGAGAACGAGTACGTTGGAGGAGTTTCATGTTACTGAGGAAGGGGCTATAGGCTTCGGgccaaggggaggaggaagggggggAGACTCAGGGGGCTCGTGGTGGTGCTCGGCGGCCGTGGGTGGCCATGTTCGGCTGTGGAAAGGGGTTCACACTGTGAAACCGTGCGTGGGTTGCTTCGTGCGTGCGATGGAGAAAGTGGCTGCGAGGTGGAGGCTGGGTTCGGTGGTGGGGGCTTGCCGGTGTGAGAGGACGCcgttggtggtggaggtgagactGGGTGGCACACGACGGTGCCAGGCTGGGCGATGGAAGAATCAGATGAGAGGAATGAGGCTTGCCGCGAGCGAcgtaagggagagggaggggagagggagaaggagagggaaaagggaaagtgagggagaaagagagagtgtcTGAGTTTTAATCCTAATCCTtttatcttgggatcttcaaaacgatctaacggtagaggattaaaacactgctttgaaaatacgtaaacattaacttaattaaaagcactgagaagaattaaggtagaatattatttaaactaaatcattttaataatctcataatatttaaataactgaaatcattttaataataatattaaaatgatttccgacaattataatatttttggagctcttcaaaaatattataattgtcttatttaaaatcaaggttagttcaataatattagaaataccccatataaatattttcagtacatttaaaacactggacgtattttagaatttacataatatctttagaaacacgcCAATGAGGTTTGACAAACATAACGAGGCTCGCAGTtgctagagagaaggggcagactgttacataatttccgtTCTCGAaacttgcttacgtcagaaggaaggagcggggtgttacaccagACCATGCCGTTCGAGGGCCGTATCACCTCAGCGGGTTGAGAATGACTTTTTCTCCCATTCTGCCCTATTGTATGACTTTTAGAGCATCAACATATTGTCTCCTGAAGCCCGTTGGAAAGAAATCTTGATaccaaaaatgatatttatagttttaaaatttataaattttaatttatatttttataatatatgaataaatatgagatttatgtaaaaaaaaaaagttaatcttttaatagtagattttattttttaatactgtatctagtattattaatataaattaaaatttgccTCATGTGTTACTAACGTgcacattttgttttatttatttattttatttaggatATCAGATAAACTTAACAACCAGTAAAGGGAGGGCCATTTAGGGAGGGCAAAAGCTGCCTAATTCATTGAGAAAGGACTGCGAAGCAAACTTACGTAGAAAGCAAGGTATTCTTTATTATCATTCCTCTTTTATCTTTCCTCAGGTTTAAGAAAATCAGAAATGCTATTGTAATTTGTCACCGAAAAATGGGTTCCGATTCGGTACcgaatttcatttattttattttacttaataattaagtaagtgttttttttaagtgatatcgttaatttaaaataaaaaagtatacaaaaaatgaataaaaaaatcaaaatttgttcTTTTCCTGTTTCTCCTTCCTGACTTGCAACTTCCGCATGCAGTCCAGTTGGTCAGTGCGGTAGACAAGCAACGGAGGGGGTTCGGGGGAGCTGTCTCCTGCTACATCCACCGTGGATGTAGCACGGCTCGTAAGGAAATATCAAGTGGGTCAAAATGATACGACTAGAACGTAAACACAACTTTggtaagtttttattttttgggaacaTGTAACACAAACTTTTAGGATATGGATCGGGTATTATATTTTCACAAGAAATGCTACGaactatatatatgcattttacttttatcttattaagtCAGATGTACTTTTAATTACATCTGCTGGGATGCTATTTAcgtttatatttgatttttttaagtcaaatttatatattctttgttttgaatgaaatgtgatcccttttattaaaaaaaaaaaaaaagtgataaatgTTGATGggataaaaaatatactatggTTTCTCAAAATGAATGATAGAGATTTATAGAAAGAGAAATGTTACATACAGTAGTAGAGTATGTAAGCACCGCACcgtataatcgttttgaaaaatagtatagtctattattaaaaaattaatttttattcacGTGGGTCCCGTAtgtactcattttttaaaaaagattacacGAAACTTACACACtctactattatatatataatttatctgaTAGAAATTATATCccaaaaaaaagggaaaaagtgTTGGTTAAGTTATAGGAAATCAAGGTCCTAGACTCCTAGATACCGccctctctaattttttttttttttttttttttctccttttctgcAACTTCCGTTTTGAGGACGTGTTGAACAAGCTAAAGGGGCCCAGGAAATTGACATGTCAGTCCATATCTTGCGGGCACTAGTATAGCTGTTTTAAAATTGGGCCTGGGCTTTGAATTATAGAGATGGAAGTCAGGGAGTTGTGACTTGTGATTCCAACAACCTACGGCAGGTGATCTGGGCAGCTGCTCACCTGTCCGGAGGCATGGGCTCATAGCCCTCCCTCTCTAGGGTAGGAGATTGCATGGGACCCTAATCCCAATTGTtaaattgtaattaaaacatttttcttttcccttttttggatttttgatgAAGGCTATTTGTGCAAACTCTTTTACTTGGAgagtatattgaaatttttaatgGTTTAAATGAGTGATTtttgaaattgataattttaggAGGTGATTGCAAATTGGGTAATAATTTGAAAGGGTTGTATGTgtttttgtctttatttatttttcagattgaaATACTAAATATAAGGGCATAACCTGTGGACATTAAAAATAAGTGATTTATagactaattttattattatataatgacaTGTGCTTATAAGTTCggttatatttattaataagtttatattattgttctataattgatataatttatgtttGTACTATAAAATTGTGTTAATTGAGCACTTcgatcaattcaactcatttaatttaGATTGATCGAAATAGACTGAAACAAATCTGATTTATGTTGGAATCcatttaacataattaatttattaagacctcgtttggttacgcagttcagatgagataagatgaaatgttttgttaaaaattgaataaaatattgttataatataattatttaatgttatttttgttttgttgaaagttgaataaaatattgttataatataattatttaatattatgtttgttttgaaatttgaaaaagttgaattgtttattatattttgtgtgtgagtttaagaaagttgtaatttatacgagataaaatgaattatgaGAGTCATCCTTAAGTTTGGACTATACAAAAACTTCAatgatttctaattttaaaagaaatacttaGAAATCGTTTGGATCTCTTGCACACTTTTTGATGCAAAATATCCATTTGAGTTTGTGGGTTTTCCAAGTTTATTGGTAAGCCCATTGACTGGCCATTTGCTTTGGAATGTGGTTGAACCGTTTGATTTTGATGCTATCGTTGAATTGTGAATCAGAATATCACTCTCCTTTGAATGGTTTAAAACTgcttggtttgataaatttgttcaaatattcttgatttttttgACTCAGAGAGTATGAATCTTTTGCCTTGTTTCTTTGAGCTGGCCACGCCTGCTAGATGATGATACATGTGGTTTGGACAACATATATAAAGGAGCAGAGTGGGAATGTTGGAATTTATTCAAAGAATCAAAACCATTTACACTCAGCAAAATGTCTCGAGtttatagggaaaaaaatgtCCTGAATCCGGAAAGAACACCAAAATACATGAACCTTTTGACACAAAGCCTATGTCTTAAACAACAGAATCCTTGCTTGATTTCTTAGCCTCTTGAGTTTCCTTATCTGGATGACCCATGCCCTTCCCAGACAAAAGTGGTGTTGTGTCTTTATCTTTAATCtgaaagtttatttatttttattaaagaaaagaagaagcaagATCAATCCTTGAATTCATATTACTGTGAAAAACTTTGTGAGTactgaaaaagaaagggagagatggTGGTACCTGAGAAACCAATGGTGGATCAGAGGATTGTTTCTTTTTACTCTCCTGGGTGCAAAAATATGAATACAATCCCATGCCCCAAACTGCAATTAGGATTCCAATGATGTTCCTCTCTGTGAACGGGTCACGTAGTAGTGTATAGCCAAAGGCAAGAACAAGGCATGTCTTTAGGTGGCCTAGAACTTGATATGTAACTGGTGAAGTCTTTCCAATAACAAGAAAGGTGCTAAAATTCACGGCCACGGCTATTAGGCATGAAAGCACAATGAATGCCTGCACAAGTTCACTCCAATCTATTATCACAAacttttttagtaattttaagctatttttacaaatcaaattctatCATGTCAATACTGACTTGCaaacagaatttttttatattcatatttatattgTGTAGGCAGGTATGAAGCAACAACAAGACAAGGCAGTAATTTACCAAAACTATGGGAGAATATTTGTAGGCGAAGACATTTTGCTTTGTGAGGAACCGATCCACCACAGGGCCCGAGACAAAGAGAATTGCTGCCTGAAATGGGGCTGACTGATATAGCAGCTGAGTTGAAGAGACATTGAGCCTCTTTTGTATTGTGTTTGTCAGCTGATTGTTAGGTTAAGAATGATGGTTTAATACAATTTGAATATATAGAGCTATATGGTTGTTCTGCAAACCTCTAAAAAGCATGCTGCTGAACTAGAAAATGGTGGAAGCAAAAGGATACAATTTGACCAACACATGTAGTTATGATGGCTAAAACAGATAGAACTGTCCCAAGAAAATTGAGCTGAAGATCAGTTATAGAGGCAATGCCAACTCCTATTagcaagaggaagagagagaactTTATCTTTTGGCTGCAAAACAGAATGGGAAAGGTTACAGTGAGCTTTTACAATCCTGTTTGAAAAATCCCAAGTAAAAGGTCTCTGAGTTCTAACATTACCTGAATtgctttttcaagaaaatagtTTCCAATAATACAGTGAACGGTATGATTGCAAGTTTTGTCATCTGccaagagggaagaagaagaggaaaaaaaagatgagaatgCACAGACATATCTATACTAAAATACTGAGAACATATAACAATTTTCCATATGCAATAAGTTTTGTTTCATAAAGAAGGCAGTTCATCTGCTGCTGAAAGTTGTATTATAATAGGTGTTACTGAAGCTACATGTCCAAAAATAGCTTCTGATTTTACCCCCACTATATCCAATCCCTGAACTTGGCCATTAGATTTCTTCTGGTAGCCACACAAATCATGTTATATCGAATTTTTCTTCCATTATCTCAATATAAGAAAGTCCAAAACTATTGTTTTGTATGCAAATAACATGCAGAAATAAACATAGGCTTCATCTTATAACTATAGTCTTTTGGATGGAACT encodes:
- the LOC121238260 gene encoding UDP-xylose transporter 1-like, which encodes MGEMSSFQLGVIGALFLSVASSVSIVICNKALMSNLGFPFATTLTSWHLIVTFCTLHVAQRLNFFESKSTDTKTVILFGILNGVSIGLLNLSLGFNSIGFYQMTKLAIIPFTVLLETIFLKKQFSQKIKFSLFLLLIGVGIASITDLQLNFLGTVLSVLAIITTCVGQILTNTIQKRLNVSSTQLLYQSAPFQAAILFVSGPVVDRFLTKQNVFAYKYSPIVLAFIVLSCLIAVAVNFSTFLVIGKTSPVTYQVLGHLKTCLVLAFGYTLLRDPFTERNIIGILIAVWGMGLYSYFCTQESKKKQSSDPPLVSQIKDKDTTPLLSGKGMGHPDKETQEAKKSSKDSVV